The genomic interval CCAATGATGGTCACTTTGCCCGGCGCGGTCCCCGGCACACCAGACAACAAAACCCCTGCTCCATGTTGCGTACGCATAAGATGATACGCCCCTACCTGGGCAGCAAGACGTCCCGCAACCTCGCTCATGGGGGCTAGGAGCGGCAGTCCTTGGTCACCAGTAACTGTCTCATACGCTATAGCAGTCACCCCGGCTTCCATAAGTGCTTTGGCAGCTTCAGGGTCAGCAGCCAAATGCAGGTAAGTAAACAGAATCTGCCCTTGTTTAAAGTAACCATATTCCTCAGAAAGTGGCTCTTTTACTTTGATCACTACGTCCGCCGACCATGCTTCTGCGGCATCACTTGCAATCCGAGCGCCAGCTTTTACGTACGCAGAGTCTTCAATACCAGAAGCAATTCCTGCGCCAGTTTGAACCAGCACATCATGCCCACGTTTTACGAGTTCAACTACGCCAGCGGGAGTCAGTGCAACACGAGATTCATTGTTTTTAATCTCAGTCGGGCAGCCGATAAGCATGATCTGTTCCTTTCTCTGGGACCATTGTGCGAACCAATGTAAGGACCTGTGAGGACCATTGTGCCCCCAGTGTAGGGTTATTTGTGGCTGACGTCACTACTTTTAAAGATATTGACGTGCAACAACCTCTCATATTTCCAACGCACTCAGCACTTTAAGCAAAAGAAAAACGTGAAACCGCTGTAGAGACAGCAATTTCACGTTAAGAGACGATGATGAGTTTTAGATCACGCCTTGAGCAAGCATCGCATCGGCAACCTTCTTAAAGCCGGCAATGTTAGCGCCAATCACATAGTCACCCTCATGCCCATATTCACGAGCAGTGCGCTCACAATTCTGGAAAATTCCACGCATGATTTCCCGTAGACGTTCATCCGCATATTCAAAGCTCCAGGAATCACGAGAAGCATTCTGCTGCATCTCCAGGGCCGATGTGGCTACGCCACCAGCGTTGGCAGCCTTGCCTGGGCCAAAGTGAATGCCCTTTTCACGGTAAACCTCGATAGCCTCTGCAGTCGATGGCATGTTGGCACCTTCTGCAACATATTTACAACCATTTTCTGCGAGCTTCTTGGCATGGTCACCATCAAGTTCGTTTTGGGTTGCACAAGGCAAAGCCACATCACAAGTAAGGTCCCAGATGGATCCGTCTTCGTGATAAATTGCACCTTCTACTTCATCCACATACACAGTGGCACGCTCACGACGAACCTCCTTGATGTCCTTGAGCTTTGCGACGTCCACACCGTTGGGAGTCTCAACCCAGCCCGAGGAATCAGAGAAAGCAATAACGGTTCCGCCAAGCTCCTGGACCTTCTCGATAGCATAGATTGCTACGTTGCCAGAGCCCGAGACAATGACTTTTTTACCTTCAAAAGAGTCACCATGATGCGCCAGCATTTCACTGGTGAAATAAACAAGGCCGTAACCGGTGGCTTCCGTACGAACCAACGAGCCGCCCCAGGTAAGTCCTTTTCCGGTAAGCACACCCGATTCATGTTGGTTAGCAAGTCGACGATACTGCCCGAAGAGGAATCCGATTTCACGTCCACCAACTCCGATATCGCCGGCGGGCACATCGCGGTACTCTCCAATATGACGGTGCAGCTCAGTCATAAAGGACTGACAGAAGCGCATGATTTCAGCATCAGACTTGCCTTTAGGGTCAAAGTCCGATCCACCCTTGCCGCCACCGATAGGAAGCCCGGTGAGGGAGTTCTTGAAAATCTGTTCAAAGCCCAAGAACTTGATAATGCCCAAGTTGACCGATGGGTGAAAACGCAGACCGCCCTTATACGGACCAATTGCAGAGTTGAACTGTACGCGGAAGCCACGATTGACTTGCACCACACCCTGGTCATCTACCCACGGAACACGGAACATCAACTGACGCTCCGGTTCGCAGAGTCGTTGAATAAGGCCGTAATCAGCGTAGTGAGGGTCCTTCTCCAGAACAGTTTTCAGGGAGTCAAGAACTTCTGCCACAGCCTGGTGAAACTCAGGCTCCGCAGGATTACGCTTTAGTAGTGCGTCATAGTAACCCTGCACGCGCTCGTCAATCGTTGACATGTTTTCCTACCTCCTAGGAACTTACTTCCAGAACCCCACACAACGCCTGCGTATACACGGACGCAACCTAGCAAAAGATTGAATGCGGGCCAGCACTCAAGCCGGCGATTGTGACTTTACACTGAATTACCTAAATTCACCTATCGAACTATCGAAAATAGCACAGCGATACCACTTCCAGCCGGTGTAAAAAATTAAAATACAGCATCCTAGCTGCAATAACAGAACAATATCCCCATCGGAAAAAAATTTTCTACGAGCGCTAGAAATATCTATCACTCCACAGAAAACCCGCTCTTTTTCTGCCGATTATCTACTCTTTGATAGATAAGTTTCCATGCGGTGTGGCGTCGACAAGCTTCTAACAACCTAGCTCCGCACCAATCTCCTCAAAACAGCCCTGTAGGCTAAGAAACCGACCGCCCGCAAACACCACGTGCGGGCCAAACCAGCGTAAACAGAGCTGCTTCTGCCATAAAAGCAGCCTGCGAACCATTGGAGAAAGGATGCGCGAAGTGACCGTGGAGAATGTGCTGCCATGTGACCTTGCAGATCTACAACAAGGGCCACGCCAACCCCTCAATATTGTGATCGCTCCCGATTCTTTTAAAGGAACCGCTACAGCCACAGAAGCGGCCCGCTATATCAGCGATGGAATCAACCAAGAACTCCAGCGCCTTAGCATTCCTCCAGAATCAGTCACTATCACGCTTGCCCCCATGGCAGACGGCGGAGAAGGCACGTCCTCCGTATTTAGCGGTGAAGAGATCACGCTCCCCACTACTGATGCCATCGGACGACTCACCGAGGCCACCTACACATTTGATTCCGCATCACACACCGCATACATCGACGTCGCCGCAGCAAGTGGACTCGCAGCAGTAGCAGACCGCCTCAACCCTACTTTTGCAGACACCTACGGAACCGGCGTACTCATAGCCGATGCACAAACACGTGGGGCAACACGCATCGTCCTAGGACTCGGAGGCACCGCAACGACTGATGGAGGCACTGGAATCCTAGTAGCACTAGGAGCCACCCCCATGGATAAGAACGGCTTAGCACTCAAGCAAGGAGGCGCAGCTCTTATCAACATAGATTCCCTCGACACAGCTCAGCTCAACATCCCAGCTGCCGCAATGGACTGGGTGCTATTAAGCGACGTCACCGCACCGGCTATCGGCCCTCACGGCGCAGCCGCTCAATTTGGCCCTCAAAAAGGAGCTTCTGAGAGCGAAATCGCCCAACTTGATGCAGGTATCGCACGGCTTTGTGAAGTCTCTGGCGTCGACCCCACTACCGTGAGCATGGGAGCAGCGGGAGCACTGGCAGTAGGCATCACATGGCTATCGGGGATAGTCCACGGAAATGCTGATCATGTGCGTATCCTTCCCGGAGCTCACGTCGTTGCCCAGTCGCTCGGTCTTGAATCTTTAGCACAACACGCGGACATCCTTATCACCGGCGAAGGAGCTTTCGATTCCCAGTCAACCAAGGGAAAAGTGGTAGGAACAGTCCTCTCCTTCAAGGGAGACAACACCCTACCCGTTATCGTCGCTGGTAAATTCGCTGACGACGTACCACAAGGAGCACTTCCCATCCAGCTCGCGCCTCTCAACGAGGTCGCTTCCACTCAAGAGCAACTCACCCGCGCCGGCAGCGCAGTGCTGAGGTCTTACCTCAGAATTTCAAGCGACCACGGATAGGGAGCGAGCTGTTCAAAGGCCTGCTCATCGTGGAGCGCCAGCGTGTCACGTGGAAGGTCCGCAGGCGGGGTAAAAAGACGCGAATACGTCATCGCTAGCTCATTGAGCGAGCCGTCTACCCCGCTTACATCGATAGAGAACCGCTGAACGGTCACATCATCTTCCGATGCTTCCACCACGTCATCCTCGTCATATTCCGATTCACTGTCCCTTTGTTCCCGCAAGATTTGCCGCAGCTGATCTTCCAATAATGGCTCAACAGGAGGATGCGGATCGTGCGTGACGTCCGCCGAAACAATCTTGCCGTCGCGAATAAGAAGCTCATTGAGTTTGCGCACGCGCTTGGTCATAGACGCTGCATTTTCACTATCTATCAGGCAATCAAACTGAATCGTAGGCATAGTGCCAGAGTAGCTAATATTCTAAAGAGCTATGAACGCGCAGATGTATTCGCGACCCACCCCGATCGTGACCATGGCAGACGGAACAATCAAACAGGTAAACCCTTTCTCCGGAACGCAAGTATGGACGGTCCCGGGGCGTGGCAACCGTCCCCTGGCCCACCTACCAGTAGGCATCCACGATCTCACTCCCCAAGACCATGTTTCCACCTGTGCGTTTTGTTCAGACCGTCAAATAGAAACCCCTCCGGAAAAATCACGAATGGTCTTAAGCTCTGCCGAGGGAACGTCCGAGTGGGAGATTCTGCGTGGCGTGAACGCTACGGAACTCCATGCTACGACGGCAGACTTCCGCCGAGTCCCCAACCTATTTGAGATCGTCTCCTACGACTACTGGCACGATAACTACGGATATTGTTTAGACACGGAAACCCAAGCTCGCATGGAACACTATCTAGCATCAGAGTTGGGCAAGAAACACGTACTAGATATTGCAAAAGCCAAGCGTAAAGCGGCTGGCAATAGCAGGGATCACTCTGAAAGCGAGCTTTTAAAAGACGCTCCCGCATTCTTCGGTGGTGGACACGACGTAATCATAGCCCGCCGCCACTACACCGATAACGCTACGAGCAGCGATCAACTGGCGTCTGCTGGGACCCTCACATATGGGGAACACGAAGCTTTTATACGCTTCACCATAGATTCACTTCGTGATCTCTACGCCCGCAATCGTTACGCACCCTACGTTGCGGTTTTTCAAAACTGGCTCAAACCCGCCGGCGCTTCTTTTGACCACTTGCACAAGCAATTAGTCGCTGTCGACGAACGCGGCGTGCACTCCGAAATAGAAGTACAAAAGTTGCGACAAAATCCCAACATGTACAACGAATGGGCCGTCGATTTCGCTGCCATGCACAACCTCGTTATTGCAGAAAACGACCATGCCATATGTTTTGCAGGTTTTGGTCACCGTTTTCCCACCCTTGAAGTGTTCTCCAAATCAGCTGTCTCTGAACCCTGGCTACAATCACCGGAAGAAATCCGAGCCATGAGCGACCTGGTTCACGCGTGCCATGCCGGGGCAGGCCCTCAAGTGCCTTGCAATGAAGAATGGCATCATAAACCCGCCGACGTGGATATCCCCATGCCATGGCGGATCATGATCAAGTGGCGTGTGTCCACACTCGCAGGCTTTGAAGGCGGAACAAAAATCTACCTTAATACGCTTTCTCCGTGGGATGTTCGAGACCGGATTGTGCATGCCCTTTATAGTCTCCGCGACCAAGGCCGCGTCTCCCCTAATATTCGGATTGCTACGGAATGCACAGTGCAGCGCAATAGTTTGAAATACAATCCTGTTCTGCATTAAATATGCCTTCACCAGGCAGTCCCGCACAATGTTTTCCAGGCGATATCCAGTACCGCACCACATCGGGCTACAAGAACCGGGGGGACGTTTGCTAACGCTCGGGCCGCTTTCTTTATGGTGGAGTGCATGGATATCGCTGAATTTTTGGCTTCCTCTACAACCGACCTCAGCTGGCAAAAGGATTTTTACCGGTGGATGCACGCCCACCCCGAGCTCTCTGGGTGGGAGCAAGAAACCTCCGCAAAAATCCAAGAGAAGCTTGCTGAATTCGACTGCACTATCCGCCCCTCGATCGGTGGGCATGGGGTTGTAGCGATCTTTAGCAACGGCGAAGGCCCGTGCGTCCTTGCCCGCGCCGATTTTGATGCGCTTCCGGTGAAAGAAACCACAGGTGTAAGTTTTGCTTCACGTCGCATAGACACATCCGGGGAGTCACCGGTTCCGGTCATGCATGCTTGCGGACACGACATGCATACGACCGCGTTGCTAGGAGCTTGCGCGCTTCTCGACGCTCACCGTTCACAGTGGGCAGGCACATTCATCGCGCTTTTTCAGCCTTCCGAAGAAAATGGGGCTGGAGCTGAAGCCATGGTCGCAGACGGTCTGGTAGAAAAAATTCCGCGTCCTGATGTCTGTTTTGCACAGCACATCGTGCCAGGTCCTGCTGGCGTTGTTATGTCCAAACCAGGCGCAGTTCTCGCAGCATGCGATTCCATAGAAATACGCATCGAAGGGAAAAGCGCACATGGTTCGATGCCGCACAATTCTATTGATCCCACATATATCGCGGCCATGATAGTTATTCGACTTCAAGGCATCGTGGGCCGTGAGATTGCGCCTCAAGACTTTGCGATCATCTCTGTGGGAACCTTGGAGTCTGGACATTCCAACAATACGATTCCAGGAAATGCGCGGATTGTGCTGAACTGCCGCATGTACAGCAACGAGGTCCGACGCAAACTTTATGCGGCTATTGAACGCGTAGTGCAGGCGGAATGCGCGGCATCTGGGATAACGGTTCCTCCTACTTTCCGTTATTTCGCCCACGGCCCACTCACAGAAAACGACCCGCATGTGTTCGCACGCGTACGAGCTAATTTTGATCACGTATTTGGAGCAGATTCTCGCACAGCAAGCCAATGGACAGCGTCGGAGGATTTTTCCAACATCCCCATGGCATTCAACTCCCCATATCTCTTCTGGACCGTGGGAGCCACTCCACGCGACCAATGGGAAGACGCGGAGCAGCGAGGGACCATCGAATCGGATATTCCGGTCAATCACATGGGTTCTTTCCTACCTGACTATGCGCCCACAGTTACGTCCGCAACTCATGCCACAGTCACAGCGGTACTTACCTATCTGGGGCATCAGTAGTTCAACCGGCAGGCCTCTGCGCCAATAAGTGGTCCAAGCCGGTGTCTGTTTATTGCTATTAATCTGTAGACGACTCCAGCAAAAGGTGCGACCACGGGGGTTTTCAACGCTCTTCCTACGCACCTAAGTCCAGCGTTGCTTCCCCCGCTTTCTAGAATGCTCGCTATAGCGTTTGCGCCTTGAGACCAAGAATTGTTAACCCGGGCTACTGCCGAATGACTAATGTTTTTCCCCACGTAAGAGGAACCCGGAGACGAATCTGGCGCAGCTGGAATTATGCGTACGCTCGGACATAGCCGCGCCAAAACACCTGCGCTTACCTCGCAAAAACCACAGTCACGATCAAAATAAAATTCCAGCCTCACTGCCTCACGCCCTTCATTTGTGCACACTCTAGAGCTTTTAGTTTTACCTAGTGGTAACGCAGCACGCATCCCTCACAACAAACCCACGCTGATACAGTGCGCGTTGTATGCTCTCTCGCAGTACATCCGAAGCACATCAATTGCCCTACTTGGTGGGGATTTTGCATTGCTTTTCTAGCGTCAGCGGGCACTCCTCGCTATGTGTCAGATCATGTTAAGAAGCATCCCTACTGCACGTTTTATCTCACATAAATCCACATCACCGGGCATAACGCAGAGCGATTATGAGATCGTACAGGGGCGTCGTATAGCTATTTCCCCTGTTATCGATGTATGCGGACTTCGTAGGCAATGTGTCTGCCTTGGTATTACATGTGGCGATGCCCATCCACATATAGGATATGGAAGGTGAATTGCGCAAAGAAAATGTGCAGCAATCTTTTTCAAAGGTCAGGAGTTCTTTAATGAACAAACACCGTTCACACGAGCGCACTGAAGACATTGCAGCTTTTGCTGACAACATCGGTGGACACGTCCGTAGTGCTTCCGGATCCTCTCCGCAGGCAGCAACCGACAGAAAATTCTGGTTCGGCCTATCCAACTCCGTCATGGAGCAGCTTGCCGATAACTGGGCAAAAACCGTAGAAACGTATTCTGCGACCCGCCAACAGCATTACTTTTCCGCGGAGTTCCTCATGGGACGCGCCTTGCTCAACAACCTCACCAACCTCGGTCTTGAGGAAGATGCAAAGGAAGCTGTGCGCCTACAAGGGCACGAACTCTCCGATGTGTTAGAAGCTGAAAACGATGCAGCTTTGGGCAACGGCGGCCTGGGTCGCCTCGCTGCGTGCTTCCTCGATTCCTGTGCCACACAGAACTTGCCGGTTACTGGATATGGCTTGCTCTATCGCTATGGGCTTTTCCGCCAGACCTTTGACAACGGATTCCAAACTGAGCATCCTGACGCATGGCGAGAAGACGGCTATCCATTTACGATTCGTCGCGATGACCAGCAGCGCATCGTCACTTTCGACGACATGGTTGTACGCGCCACCCCTTATGACATGCCTATCACGGGTTATGGCACAGATAACGTGGGAACGCTACGCCTGTGGAAGTCCGAGCCGCTCGAAGAGTTCGACTATGACGCTTTCAATTCCCAGCGCTTTACCGACGCCATCGTCGAGCGAGAGCGCGTCATGGATATCTGCCGCGTGCTCTACCCTAACGACACAACGTATGCCGGAAAAGTTCTGCGTGTGCGTCAGCAATACTTCTTTGTGTCTGCTTCCTTGCAGCAAATGCTTGATAACTATGTCAAGCACCATGGCGATGACGTCCGCGGATTCCATAAGTACAACAGCATTCAGCTCAACGATACGCACCCTGTGCTGGCTATCCCCGAGCTAATGCGCTTGCTTCTCGACGAACACGGCCTTTCATGGGATGACGCTTGGAAGGTGGTCCAAGGCACCTTTGCATACACCAACCATACGGTTCT from Corynebacterium ulcerans carries:
- a CDS encoding DCC1-like thiol-disulfide oxidoreductase family protein, with product MRAALPLGKTKSSRVCTNEGREAVRLEFYFDRDCGFCEVSAGVLARLCPSVRIIPAAPDSSPGSSYVGKNISHSAVARVNNSWSQGANAIASILESGGSNAGLRCVGRALKTPVVAPFAGVVYRLIAINRHRLGPLIGAEACRLNY
- a CDS encoding DUF4921 family protein, whose translation is MNAQMYSRPTPIVTMADGTIKQVNPFSGTQVWTVPGRGNRPLAHLPVGIHDLTPQDHVSTCAFCSDRQIETPPEKSRMVLSSAEGTSEWEILRGVNATELHATTADFRRVPNLFEIVSYDYWHDNYGYCLDTETQARMEHYLASELGKKHVLDIAKAKRKAAGNSRDHSESELLKDAPAFFGGGHDVIIARRHYTDNATSSDQLASAGTLTYGEHEAFIRFTIDSLRDLYARNRYAPYVAVFQNWLKPAGASFDHLHKQLVAVDERGVHSEIEVQKLRQNPNMYNEWAVDFAAMHNLVIAENDHAICFAGFGHRFPTLEVFSKSAVSEPWLQSPEEIRAMSDLVHACHAGAGPQVPCNEEWHHKPADVDIPMPWRIMIKWRVSTLAGFEGGTKIYLNTLSPWDVRDRIVHALYSLRDQGRVSPNIRIATECTVQRNSLKYNPVLH
- a CDS encoding amidohydrolase, giving the protein MVECMDIAEFLASSTTDLSWQKDFYRWMHAHPELSGWEQETSAKIQEKLAEFDCTIRPSIGGHGVVAIFSNGEGPCVLARADFDALPVKETTGVSFASRRIDTSGESPVPVMHACGHDMHTTALLGACALLDAHRSQWAGTFIALFQPSEENGAGAEAMVADGLVEKIPRPDVCFAQHIVPGPAGVVMSKPGAVLAACDSIEIRIEGKSAHGSMPHNSIDPTYIAAMIVIRLQGIVGREIAPQDFAIISVGTLESGHSNNTIPGNARIVLNCRMYSNEVRRKLYAAIERVVQAECAASGITVPPTFRYFAHGPLTENDPHVFARVRANFDHVFGADSRTASQWTASEDFSNIPMAFNSPYLFWTVGATPRDQWEDAEQRGTIESDIPVNHMGSFLPDYAPTVTSATHATVTAVLTYLGHQ
- the gdhA gene encoding NADP-specific glutamate dehydrogenase — protein: MSTIDERVQGYYDALLKRNPAEPEFHQAVAEVLDSLKTVLEKDPHYADYGLIQRLCEPERQLMFRVPWVDDQGVVQVNRGFRVQFNSAIGPYKGGLRFHPSVNLGIIKFLGFEQIFKNSLTGLPIGGGKGGSDFDPKGKSDAEIMRFCQSFMTELHRHIGEYRDVPAGDIGVGGREIGFLFGQYRRLANQHESGVLTGKGLTWGGSLVRTEATGYGLVYFTSEMLAHHGDSFEGKKVIVSGSGNVAIYAIEKVQELGGTVIAFSDSSGWVETPNGVDVAKLKDIKEVRRERATVYVDEVEGAIYHEDGSIWDLTCDVALPCATQNELDGDHAKKLAENGCKYVAEGANMPSTAEAIEVYREKGIHFGPGKAANAGGVATSALEMQQNASRDSWSFEYADERLREIMRGIFQNCERTAREYGHEGDYVIGANIAGFKKVADAMLAQGVI